From a region of the Lactuca sativa cultivar Salinas chromosome 4, Lsat_Salinas_v11, whole genome shotgun sequence genome:
- the LOC111880464 gene encoding LOB domain-containing protein 24 isoform X2 — MTKYFRRRCPSNCIFSPHFPPNNPQRFTCVHRIYGASNIGKMLEELAVEDRAIAVETLYYEAKCRVQDPVYGCAGLIPWLQQELNIAQSELAKTRAQIALVSANYVAFQQNGVEDDPSNSWFS; from the exons ATGACCAAG TATTTTAGGCGAAGATGTCCTTCAAATTGCATTTTCTCACCACATTTCCCTCCAAATAACCCTCAAAGATTCACTTGTGTTCATAGAATCTATGGCGCCAGCAACATCGGGAAGATGCTCGAG GAATTAGCTGTGGAAGATCGTGCAATTGCAGTGGAGACGTTGTATTATGAGGCTAAGTGTAGAGTACAGGATCCGGTGTATGGGTGTGCAGGATTAATACCATGGTTGCAACAAGAATTAAATATCGCACAAAGTGAATTAGCAAAAACTCGAGCCCAAATTGCACTTGTTTCTGCTAATTATGTTGCatttcaacaaaatggtgttgagGATGATCCTTCTAATTCTTGGTTTTCATAG
- the LOC111880464 gene encoding LOB domain-containing protein 24 isoform X1, which produces MSSNRCAVCKYFRRRCPSNCIFSPHFPPNNPQRFTCVHRIYGASNIGKMLEELAVEDRAIAVETLYYEAKCRVQDPVYGCAGLIPWLQQELNIAQSELAKTRAQIALVSANYVAFQQNGVEDDPSNSWFS; this is translated from the exons ATGAGCTCCAATCGGTGTGCTGTTTGCAAGTATTTTAGGCGAAGATGTCCTTCAAATTGCATTTTCTCACCACATTTCCCTCCAAATAACCCTCAAAGATTCACTTGTGTTCATAGAATCTATGGCGCCAGCAACATCGGGAAGATGCTCGAG GAATTAGCTGTGGAAGATCGTGCAATTGCAGTGGAGACGTTGTATTATGAGGCTAAGTGTAGAGTACAGGATCCGGTGTATGGGTGTGCAGGATTAATACCATGGTTGCAACAAGAATTAAATATCGCACAAAGTGAATTAGCAAAAACTCGAGCCCAAATTGCACTTGTTTCTGCTAATTATGTTGCatttcaacaaaatggtgttgagGATGATCCTTCTAATTCTTGGTTTTCATAG